CAGGGATGGATCACTTGTCGaggcataaaatttttaaacaatgatGGCTTTTCAAATTTACTGCGTTGCGCAAGAAATCACGATTACCTTGAAACTACTTTGACAATCGACGTCGTCACGAAAGGCGATTCAGAGGTTACAACAGTTTTTTCACTCGTATATACTTGATACGCTCTGAAATACAAAGTCTCGTGTTGTAAATTCGTCTACGAGTAATTCAATTTGCAGTGATAATCTAATAAGATGATCACATTTACAgcgataatgaaagaaaaaagtagaacCAAGTAAAAAGagcattttctactatttttcGAGCGTTTCCTCGAATAAAATGGCGAACCTGCTCGGATAATTCGCCTCCtccatgaaaaaaaagaacgattctGTGCGCGTTTCATCTTCGTTCTCCGTTTGTTGAACAGAGTATCCTCGAATAACTTTGTTTCCGTTATGCACCGATTCAAAGCGTAATAAACGCGAGGAAGATTTGCCAAGTGGTGAAAAAGTCGAAGAACGTTGCGTGAGAGGCAAGAAAGAGTAGTAATGCATCATAAAAGTGTTCCAATTCTATACTCTATTCCAATAACGTTTCGCCTCGACTTTGGAATCGTCATCAAAAtccgttttaataatctttcttcTCGAGACTAGCCAGACGTCAaagtacacacatatatatatatggaaacacattttttctcgaaaaagttttcattttccatccttattaattattaatctttttaaacccGGAGAGGAAAGCGGTCCAGGCTGAAGTAGGAGCATTATGtaaaagggaggaggaaacTTCCACCGCATTGTTCCGCAGTATTATCGACTAACGCCTCCCGAATTACAACAGGTAACTCGTCCCCTTTTATTCGCTCCATTGGATTATCCGAGTGTCACTCTGGAGTAGAGCTTGAATACCGTTTATTCTCTTTCTTGGGTGATCTGTTATCATGCTGAATCAAGCAGTCGTGTTAGAAGGATTATCGGGCTCGGTTCGATCGTCCAGCGATAATAACCCAGTTTGATCCCAGTCTGGTGCCAAGGGGCTGGTGTCATTTCGTGCACAAATACGACGTTGTTATCCTCTGGCAATTCCGTGGCTCGCAATctcgactttttttttcttccacgaaGAAGATTGCCGCGTAAAATATGCTCCAACGTTAAACGGTTTCGTTAACcgatgaaaggaaaaaagcgtGGATTGGAAATTCCAATCTTGGCAACCTTCCCTTATTCTCGTAGAGGGGGTGGAAAAAAATCACCAGGAATCTTTCTCGAGGATCGAAGATTCTCGCAAGCTTGAAAGGTGAAGCAagattttcctcctcctcaagtcaatttccatttttaattgacacgttcgatatattcgatatGTTGGATTCgcatttttgattgaaaaaaaaagaattgaaaacgGATTACAGTGAGCATAATAAGTAGTAAATGTTGATTTACTCGATACCTTGTTTTCTTGCCTAAATCGACACGTTGTTATTGAAACACGCATTCTTTTCTCTTAATCTACGATGTTTTCAAGTTAATCTAAACTCGTATCGTTGGAGCAAAGCAAATGAAgcgtaaaagaaagaaggaaagaagaaggtaAAATGAGAATTGTCCAGGAAACACGGTTCAATTCAGAGAatacaagaataaataaaacggtTCATCTTCTGCTGGGAGCAATGATAATGTCATTAGAGAGACGAacagagggagggggaggacaACTGGAGTGAGGCGTTCGGCCAAGGACGAGCGGGGTCAAGTCCTCTGGATGCAACAGTTGCCTCTCTGCAGAGGCAAAGGAAGGAGGCtggttcgattttttttccagtCCCTGGATTTCCGGCATTAACCATTTTAGCTCTTTAACCGATGGCTCAATTAACTTTCCCTTTTTCGCTCCACGAAACTTTCAGCCATTGCGATTCTACTCtcctttctttattaaatcaacaaacattttggaaaaattgtcgtaaattatttataccgaTCAATCTCGTCTGTGTATCGATCGAAGAGATACGTGGCTCGATCGTGGATCGGAGCGTGCGTCGCGAGATGGAGCTCGATGCGCGAAACGGGAAGAGGCTCGACGCCGTTTCAGCCACGCTTTTGCCGCGGGCAGAGAAAGCTCGAACCGGCTTCAGCTGATACCGGCGCGGTTGCCTCCTccaccttcttcttcttcttcttcttctttccctttcaCCGGCATATGTCACGCCAGGGCCGCACGATTTCCATTGGAATCGTGCCTCGTGCCCTGATAACGATCGTTTCACGTGGCGACCTCAAAGTTCGTTCGAGGGGATCGCCGTGATAACCGCGAGTGGCTTTGATCTTGCCTTGCCCGATAATGACCGTTTTTCCTCCTCCAATTGGACCGAGATAAGTCTCGTTTGATTTCAACGACGATAGAGGAAAAAGTGgagtttaattgaaaaaaaaaaaaaaggaaggaaatacATCTTTCCGTTCTATTTTTGGAGCAAGTGTGTTTTTACCAAGGGTCGAGGTTAATTTCGAAGTTTATCCGTCTAATAAACAGGATCGTAAAGGACGGACAAGAGAACCATCGACGAAACGTTCGTTAAATCGTCAAATTGTtcgtaaagaagaaaaaggaatcgttcatctaaaaattctgaaacttGACAACTCgattatgaaaattcataaatcgATTCGAACGAAGCGGCACGAAAAGGGCCGTCGATTTATTTGCGTCGAATTCTATCGTTTGGCGGGGATCGAATAGCGCGAATTTTGTCGCGCAGTTTTTCGAGGCAGCGAGGAAACGATCATTAGCATTCCGCGCgatcatttctttaaatagaCGTTCGAAGGATAACGGACGTTccctttcttccattttcttccATGCCGGAGGAATCCTCGTCACGCGATAAAAATAAGCATCTTTTCGAagattccttttttcccttcctttttcctctttctccttttctctctggAATGGAACCGATCTCGTCGGGAATCGTCGCGATCTCGTGATAGAAAGAAACGTGGatgttatgtaatttattacgcTAAACGGGGAGTTTCGGTTTCGTGGCGCCTGCTCACCTTTCGCTTTTAGACGCGTTCATCTGTGAACtttagagagaaaaattatcattttgcgGCGTAATCCTTGATTCTTGAACGACACGTAAACAGGGACAATTGGTTTGATCTAAATGCATCCCTCGATCCAAGGATCAAGAATCACTTGCTCCTCCTCCTGTTGTTGTTTGCTAATTTGAGTTGATCGCTGGTTCGAGGATCTGTTCGAGGGAGTAACGAAGACGGATCCGTACACAGCCGTGAATTTTCTCGTTGATGGAGAAATAAAACACTTTTCTCCGATTATCGAACGTGTTCGAAATATTCCATCTTCATTTATCTCGCGATTTTGCCAAATGGATACCGGTAACATttgattaatcgaataatGGAAGTGCAGGCAACGACGAGTGTACGACGAACGAGTCGCTTCTGCTCCGCAAAGGGCAAATTCCTGCGGCTGGATTTAACGATAAACGCCGATCCGAGGAGCCGGTTCGCCGTTTCGTTTCACAATGAAATTTCGATACGTGTTCGTGACGTGTTCGCAGAACCGATGTGCCAACCAGAAACGCGAGATAGAcgatttcactttttttttccgaaCTCGAACcgtcaatttttcgaaatccgCTCgtccgaataaatttttcttccctcctctctctctctctctctctacattACATTTCACAGCAGAGTTGCAGCGCGACCTTCACCTTGTTgcgtttctcttctcttcttcgaaATTCCTCGAAATATTGCCTTTCATCCAATCGCGACCAACGCAAATCGATCTACGATTCGAGAAAACAATCGTGCGCTCCATTCATCGTCGTCCAATTGAGAGATCGTCGCGaatctctctcctccctttccAGAAGAGGCAGCCGGTTATTAAATCGGCAAAGGGTAAATTCCATCCGGTCGGAGTCGTTGCTGGCATTTCGAGCGCGTTATCTCCCGCCCTGAGGATCGCTTCTCAACAATTTCCTTCGTTTCAACTTGCGCGTTCTTTTCCCCCGAATTGTCCAAGGATCGCGGTGGGTGTCTTATCGAGGCGGATATCTTCTTATCTTACATCGCGCGAGTGATACTTGGATTTTTCCGAGCGTGTAATTCGCTGGAGACTCGAGGGGACGGGAAGagcggggagaggggaggggaggagcgTCGCCTCGAGTGTCTGAAGGTGGATCGTTAGTTTGGTCCGTGTAACGGCGAGAGGGAGGATCGAATTAGGAAGAGGATCGCAGTCACGTTGCATCCACGAACGAGTGCATCCGAGCACGTTTCACTTTCGTGTACCGGTGTACGGAAAACACGAAGCGTATTTTCTCCGTTACGTAAAAATCTTCGTTTTTCCTCCAACCATTGTCgctcgaaaattcgaaaatcagAAATCTCTTCCAAAGTCGATCGTTTCGGATCTTGGAGGGCTCGTTCCCAAAACCCACGAACTGACGAATATTAGCCTCTTCGTCGACCGATTGACCGAAGGAGAAAAACCAAATCGTTTAATCGTCGACGCCAATTCCTCCCCTTAATTATAGGGAATATCCACGCgatcgtttcaattttgatctcgaaaaagagaagaaacacAGAGAGTCGTTTCCAAACGAAATTGGCGAGCTACGCCATTGCATCCTGGGAGGCAAGCGAGGCGACGACGATCGGCACACGATCGTTGGAATCGAAAGAGGGGTACGCCGAACGTGGGGTACGCCGATCGTGGTGGTGGAAATATAAGGCGCGACGAGTGGCGGGCCTCGGTCAGTCCGTGAACGGTAACCCACGCCTTCGAACTCCGCGTCCTTGAAGCGAAACTCGTCCTCGATCCACCTCGGAGACATACACACgcacacagagagagagagagagaaagaaagagagccctcctcccccctcccggATTCGAAAGAAGAAGTGGAATACTCGCGAGATCTCGCTTCGATCTTCGGTGTGTCCCAGTCCTTGGAGAGTTGTTCCAGAGATTAAAGGTCCGTCGAGGATtggccagagagagagagagagagagagggagagagaggaagaaagagagagagagagtgagaagGAAAGGCGAGCCGAAATAAACGATAGACCTCCTCCGATCGCGGGACAGATCGGGAACCGGAAGCGCTTTCGACGAGGATGAGGTCCTCGCTGGTGCTGCTGTTCCTGGCGGCCATTGTTTTCGCCGGTGAGTAAGCAAAGGAAAGTACGCGCTGGCTCCCCAACCGACTCGTCAACCAACTTCCATTGTGCGTTCGTCTTCCATTATTACCCTTTGTCGCGATATCATGATAAAGACGTGATGACGaggaatgagagagagagagagagagagagcgatgTAAAAGTAGACAGGCAGGGTTTTTCCTGGGGTTCTAGAGTAGAAAACATGGCAGCGAGTGGGGAAAACATGGTGGCACACAGATTCGTGATTcgtgaattttcaatatgggaTTGAATTTCGAGGCATCCGGTTGCACGATCATTATGGAAAGACGCGTCGTAATTTCCTCCAtaatttttcccctccctgcGCAAGACCACGTTGCTTGCTGGCAACACGAGAACAATGGATCGTTTCCTCCTCGAGAGACTGGTCCCGCGAGAGAGCGAAAAATCGAGCAAAGAGCGCGCGAGCCACGTGAAGCAGCGTTGAGGATTAATCAAGTCGACTGGAGGTTCGACTCGAGAGAGAATCGAGTGACGACAGGTTGCATAAGAGATTAGAGCGTGAAAGCCTCCGCGGTTCTGTGCGCGGTCCCGGATGCCTGACGTCACTGCCGTGCCCTGAAAAATGCGTCGCGGGGTGGGGGGCGTTCAACTTTCCCCGCTCGTCGCGGCGCTGCTCGACGCCTGGGCTGGACCCTGAAAGGAATCTAGGACCCTTTAGCTCGCCATCTTATCTTAACAATTTTCAGAACGGTGTTTTCGCGAAAAATTTCGACGTTCCAACCGGTCCTTTATGTAATTCTCCATCTATATTCGGAAAGGTCAGtatgtacaaaatattcgttaattcGAAGCGGTGTAATTTATGCACTCGTCCTTCGTTCTTCGAGAGGACTTTCTCTCGAAAAGATGCAACCTTGCCTCGAACTAACGCCGGATCTTCTTGCCTTGGCGAATTGGCGGCTATTCGAAAGGCAGCTTTCTCTACCGGCAGCTTTGATATTTGAGATCGACACGTGTTTCCGTTTAAACGAAAATTCACCGTCCCGGAACGAAAACAACGCCACGTGTCGCGCCAACCATTCCAGGAAgcgaataattctattaagaGAAATTTGCACGGGGAAAGAATCGCGCGGAAtcggtttttctttcttcttcctctttcttcgaattttccaTACCGCGAGAATgacgagagggaggaggaatataaataaatggaggAACGAGTAAACGGATATACGCGGCTATTGGCGTTAATTTCACACTTTCCATAATCTCGCCGCCGATATGTTCGCGGTTACGCAATCGCCGTGCCTCGAAAATTTCACTCCAAGAAATCCGTGCGTCGTTAAGATGTTTTATGTAAACAGTTTTATCCGTGACATCTGTGAAACtaactgaaaaaaaagaaaaaaaaaaggagaattacGAGAGAGATTGCCAAAACGCGTTTATTACCATACAAACTTATCGTGCTTATTCAACTCGTCGATCGTTACAATGATAAATTGCAAATCCCGGGAACGGATAACAGAGGCTGCATCCTCTttcgaaataatgaattttcattaataatcccGGCGAggagaaatttctatttttgtatGCAGCCGCCGATCCTCGTAATTTCGCGCGGATAGTTTTACGCCGCGATAGTaggtagaaagaaattttgtatcCAGCACAACTTTCACTTCGTTCCCTCGGAAAATCCCGTCGGTTGGTTTTAAAAAAAGCGCCCCCCGGGTTCTATCTTACCGTTAATTGCAGAGGGCTCGAGTCGCGTGAAGCGGCAAGAGGACAAGAAGGAGGAGAGCTTCGAGAGCGAGATATGCAAGGACAAGGATGCGGGCGAATGGTTCAGATTGGTGGCGGGGGAGGGCGACAATTGCAGGGACGTGATCCAGTGCACGAGTTCCGGGCTGCAGGCGATCAGGTGCCCGGCTGGGCTGTACTTCGACATCGACAAGCAGACCTGCGACTGGAAGGACTCGGTGAACAACTGCAAGCTGAAGAACAAGGAGAGGAAGGCGAAACCGCTGCTCTACACCGAGGAACCGCTGTGCCAGGATGGCTACCTCGCTTGCGGCGACGGCACCTGCATCGAGAGAGGCCTGTTCTGCAACGGGGAGAAGGACTGCACCGACGGATCCGATGAGAACATATGCGGTGAGATACGAGAAACTCGGAGGAGGCGAAATTCCGAGTGAAAACTGTTAACCCAGTTTCGTTGGTTGCGCGATTCCCGAGCGAGGCGAGGATTGAAGGAGCGGCTAATTGCAGACATGGACAACGACCCGAACAGAGCGCCCCCCTGCGACCCGTCCGTGTGCGTCCTGCCCGACTGCTTCTGCTCGGAGGACGGCACCACGATCCCCGGCGACCTGCCGCCCAAGGACGTGCCGCAGATGATCACCATCACGTTCGACGACGCcatcaacaacaacaacatcgGCCTTTACAAGGAGATCTTCAACGGGAAACGCAAGAACCCGAACGGTTGCGACATCAAGGCCACCTTCTTCGTCTCTCACAAGTACACCAACTACTCGGCCGTCCAGGAAATGCACAGGAAGGGGCACGAGATCGCCGTCCACTCCATCTCGTAAGAAAACGATCGTTGAAAAAGCGATCGCGGTCGATCCGACTAACCGTTTTCCAAGATTCAGGTCGAGGCGAGGAGAGGCGAGGGTGTTAAtcgtgtaataaaataatggtgTTTCAAGTCACAACGACGACGAGCGTTTCTGGTCGGACGCCACGGTGGACGACTGGGCCAAGGAAATGGCAGGGATGAGGATCATCGCCGAGAAATTCGCCAATTTGACGGACAACAGCGTGGTCGGCGTGAGGGCCCCTTACCTCAGAGTCGGCGGGAACAACCAGTTCACCATGATGGAGGAGCAAGCGTTCCTCTACGACTCCACCATCACGGCTGCCCTCAACAACCCCCCGCTCTGGCCCTACACCATGTACTTCAGAATGCCGCACCGTTGCCACGGCAACCTTCAACACTGCCCCACCAGGTAACCACTCTCGATTCTCCACGCGAGCCACGCCGTTCTTCCCGAACCCGTCGTTTCGAGGACGAAACGGAAGAGTGTGTCGATCGAGCCCATCGATTTCTCCGTGCTCGCACAGGTCGCACGCCGTTTGGGAGATGGTGATGAACGAGCTGGATCGCCGCGAGGATCCCCAGAACGACGAGTACCTGCCCGGCTGCGCGATGGTCGACTCGTGCAGCAACATCCTGACCGGGGACCAATTCTACAACTTCCTCAACCACAACTTCGACCGCCACTACGAGCAGAACAGGGCCCCGCTGGGCCTCTACTTCCACGCAGCCTGGCTCAAGAACAATCCCGAGTTCTTGGACGC
The sequence above is drawn from the Apis cerana isolate GH-2021 linkage group LG11, AcerK_1.0, whole genome shotgun sequence genome and encodes:
- the LOC107995161 gene encoding chitin deacetylase 1, which codes for MRSSLVLLFLAAIVFAEGSSRVKRQEDKKEESFESEICKDKDAGEWFRLVAGEGDNCRDVIQCTSSGLQAIRCPAGLYFDIDKQTCDWKDSVNNCKLKNKERKAKPLLYTEEPLCQDGYLACGDGTCIERGLFCNGEKDCTDGSDENICDMDNDPNRAPPCDPSVCVLPDCFCSEDGTTIPGDLPPKDVPQMITITFDDAINNNNIGLYKEIFNGKRKNPNGCDIKATFFVSHKYTNYSAVQEMHRKGHEIAVHSISHNDDERFWSDATVDDWAKEMAGMRIIAEKFANLTDNSVVGVRAPYLRVGGNNQFTMMEEQAFLYDSTITAALNNPPLWPYTMYFRMPHRCHGNLQHCPTRSHAVWEMVMNELDRREDPQNDEYLPGCAMVDSCSNILTGDQFYNFLNHNFDRHYEQNRAPLGLYFHAAWLKNNPEFLDAFLYWIDEVLSNHNDVYFVTMTQVIQWIQNPRTITESKSFEPWKEKCVVDGPPACWVPHTCKLTSKEVPGETINLQTCVRCPNNYPWVNDPTGDGFF